Within the Serratia sp. UGAL515B_01 genome, the region CAAGGGATCACTGGGAGATCTCGGGTGGATGACGCATTTAAGGTAGCAGGGTTGACGCCGGATATTGCGTTGAGCGCACAGGATTCTGATGTCATAAAAACCTACGTTGCTTTAGGATTGGGGGTGGGAATAGTGGCAGATATTTCTTTTGAACCTGAATGTGACCGTGGGCTGGTTTACCTGAACGCTGAGCATTTGTTTGAGCCAAATACCGTTTGGCTTGGGCTGAAACGCAGCCAATTACAGCGAAATTACACTTGGAAGTTTATCCAGTTATGTAACCCAGTCCTGTCGCTGGCGGAAATTAAGGAGAAAGTGTTTTCTGCTCAGTTAGAGCAGGTATTCGATTACCAGATTTGAGCCTAAAACCCTTTATATCATCTTTCACGTCAGCATTAAGATTCAACGCTAGTCAATTTGCATCGATTCATTAAGGCGCATAACGGGTTAGCCGCTATGCGCTGGTGCTTAAATAAAAACAGCCTGAAGGTTATGCTGGTTTCATCCCGGCAGCCCCCATCAGCAGGCGGAACAACGAAGCAACCAAGAATAGCCCAAAGACGCTGGCACTCCAGATAATGATCAACCAGCCGACGCGTTTCCACCAGGGAGTAACAGGGGATTTATCTTTCATTGTTTTTCCATCATCAGTGATAACCGTGTTCGTGATTCACCTTGCCGCGAAATACGTAGTAACTCCAGAAGGTGTAAACCAGAATTATCGGGATAATAAACAGTGCGCCTATTAGCATAAAACCTAAGCTTTGCGGTGGTGCCGCAGCTTGCCACAAGGTAATACTTGGTGGGATCAATAATGGCCAGATGCTGATCCCAAGGCCAGTAAGGCCAAGGAACACCAGCAGCAACGTCAAAAGAAACGGCGAGTAATGGGCTTTATGCCGTATACCGTGCCAGATCCCCCATGCACTGAGTAAGACCAACAGCGGCACGGGCATCAGCCAGAAAAAATTTGGCAGGCTGAACCAGCGAGTGGCAATCCTTTCGTGAGCAATCGGGGTCCACAAGCTGATCACCAGCAAGATCAGTAACAGAGTCACCAGAAGTGGGATGGCTAGACGATACATTCTTGCCTGTAGGTTACCTTCCGTTTTCATCACCAGCCATGTACAGCCTAGCAATGCATAAGTCACCACAAGACCTATTCCACAAAACAAGGCAAACGGCGTTAACCAGTCGAGTGCACCGCCTGCATAGGTGCGCCCTTCAACCGGGAAACCGTTAAGAATTGCCCCCACAACGATGCCTTGACTGAAGGTGGCAAAAATAGAACCCCAGATGAAAGCCTTGTCCCAGATATGACGCTTTTCCTCTTTAGCTTTAAAACGAAACTCAAATGCTACGCCACGAAAGATCAGGCCGAACAGCATTATGGTGAGAGGGATAACCAGTGCGTCAAGGATCACCGAATAAGCCAGTGGGAAAGCGCCAAACAGAGATGCACCGCCGAGTACCAGCCAGGTTTCATTACCATCCCAAACTGGTGCGACTGTGTTCATCATCACATCGCGGTCGCGGCTGTCTTTTACCCACGGAAAAAGGATGCCAATACCCAAATCAAAGCCATCCATCACCACATACATCATGGTGCTGAACACGATGATCACAAACCAGATCAGCGGAAGATCGATACCCATGTTCAGCTCCTATCGTCCAGGTCTTCTTTAACCGCCGAAAGCGGCCGTGAAGGACGCCCTTCGACACTTTTCTCTTCACCCTCATTCTCTTGTGGCCCTTTACGGATAAGCCGCATCATGTAAGAAAAACCGACACCAAACACTGAGCAGTAGATCACAATAAATGCTAACAGGCTGATACTCATCTGCAGTTCGCCATGGGCAGAAACGGCATCTTTGGTGCGCAGTAGTCCATACACTACCCAAGGTTGGCGTCCAATTTCAGTGGTAAACCACCCTGCCAGTATCGCTAGTATACCCGACGGCCCCATCCACAGAACGAAATGGAGGAAAGGTCTGGAATCATAAAGCCGTCCACGCCAACGCAACCATAGGCTCCAGAAACCTGCCACGATCATCAAAATACCCAGTGCTACCATGATGCGGAATGTCCAGAACACCACGGTGGAGTTAGGCCGATCTTCTGGCGGAAATGATTTCAATGCTGGTACCTGCTCGGTAAGGCTGTGGGTTAAGATCAGGCTACCAAGCTTAGGGATTTCGAGTTTAAAACGTGTTTCTTCACGCTGCATATCAGGCCAACCAAACAGGATCAACGGAGTGGCTTCCCCCGGTTTGTTCTCCCAGTGGCCTTCCATTGCAGCGATTTTAGCTGGTTGATATTTCAGTGTGTTCAGGCCGTGAATATCACCAAGAATCGCTTGAATAGGGGCGACGATCAATGCCATCCACATCGCCATCGATAGCATCTTGCGCATTGCCTGTGTATCTCGGCCACGCAGCAGGTGCCAAGCTGCCGATGCACCAATAAAGAAAGCTGATGATAAAAACGCCGCAGTGGTCATGTGCAACAGGCGGTAAGGGAATGAGGGATTGAACACCACTTGCAGCCAACTAACCGGAACGGCAATACCGTTAACGATTTCATGACCCTGTGGTGTCTGCATCCAACTGTTGGAAGATAGGATCCAGAATGTGGAAACCAGCGTCCCGAGTGCCACCATGCAGGTAGCGAAGAAATGCAAGCCCGGGCCGACCCGGTTCCAACCGAAGAGCATCACTCCCAAGAAACCCGCTTCCAGGAAAAACGCAGTCAGTACTTCATAGGCGAGCAACGGCCCGGTAATACTGCCGGCAAACTGGGAGAAAAAACTCCAGTTGGTACCAAACTGAAAGGACATCACCAGGCCAGAAACGACTCCCATACCGAAATTGACCGCAAAAATCTTTGACCAGAAGTGGTACAGGTCGCGGTAAGTCTGGTTGCCCGTTTTCAGCCATAGACCCTCCAGCACCGCCAAGTAGCTGGCAAGACCAATGGTGATAGCTGGAAAGATGATGTGAAAAGAGACTGTGAAGGCGAATTGAACTCTCGCCAGTTCTAACGCGCTAAGGCCTAACATAGCGCCCCCCAATTTTTGTTCATAAATCAACCTTTCAAGTATAGCGTTAATTTTCCAACTCGATGCTTGGCCTTAAGTAGAGCACGACGTACAGTAACTATAATAGTGACAGTTATTTACCTTCTATCTATAACAGTTAGGCCAACATGACCAAATATGAACAACTCGCACAACAAATTCGTGAACAAATCGAAAACCGGGTATGGCGTGCAGGAGACAAACTTCCTTCATTACGTGAGAGTGGCAAAAGATCCGGTTTAAGCTTGATGACGGTGGTGCAGTCATACCAGTTGCTGGAAAGTCAGGGCTGGATCGTTGCACGGCCCCAGTCGGGTTATTATGTAACCGCTCGTCCGCAGGCATTGCCGCAGGCTAGGCGAAATGAGGATCTGCTGTTGAGCGAGCAGGTTGATATCAACGCCTTTATCTTTGATGTATTGCAGGCAAGTAAAGATCCTACCATCGTGCCTTTTGGTTCAGCCTTTCCTGATGCTGCCTTGTTTATGCAGCCAAAACTTGCCAGTGCCTTGAGCAGCGTGGCTCGTAAATTCACCCCGCACAGTTCTCTCGCTAACTTGCCGCCGGGAAATGATGCTTTACGTCGCCACATTGCTCAGCGTTATGCA harbors:
- a CDS encoding DUF2474 domain-containing protein, translated to MKDKSPVTPWWKRVGWLIIIWSASVFGLFLVASLFRLLMGAAGMKPA
- the cydB gene encoding cytochrome d ubiquinol oxidase subunit II, encoding MGIDLPLIWFVIIVFSTMMYVVMDGFDLGIGILFPWVKDSRDRDVMMNTVAPVWDGNETWLVLGGASLFGAFPLAYSVILDALVIPLTIMLFGLIFRGVAFEFRFKAKEEKRHIWDKAFIWGSIFATFSQGIVVGAILNGFPVEGRTYAGGALDWLTPFALFCGIGLVVTYALLGCTWLVMKTEGNLQARMYRLAIPLLVTLLLILLVISLWTPIAHERIATRWFSLPNFFWLMPVPLLVLLSAWGIWHGIRHKAHYSPFLLTLLLVFLGLTGLGISIWPLLIPPSITLWQAAAPPQSLGFMLIGALFIIPIILVYTFWSYYVFRGKVNHEHGYH
- a CDS encoding cytochrome ubiquinol oxidase subunit I — protein: MLGLSALELARVQFAFTVSFHIIFPAITIGLASYLAVLEGLWLKTGNQTYRDLYHFWSKIFAVNFGMGVVSGLVMSFQFGTNWSFFSQFAGSITGPLLAYEVLTAFFLEAGFLGVMLFGWNRVGPGLHFFATCMVALGTLVSTFWILSSNSWMQTPQGHEIVNGIAVPVSWLQVVFNPSFPYRLLHMTTAAFLSSAFFIGASAAWHLLRGRDTQAMRKMLSMAMWMALIVAPIQAILGDIHGLNTLKYQPAKIAAMEGHWENKPGEATPLILFGWPDMQREETRFKLEIPKLGSLILTHSLTEQVPALKSFPPEDRPNSTVVFWTFRIMVALGILMIVAGFWSLWLRWRGRLYDSRPFLHFVLWMGPSGILAILAGWFTTEIGRQPWVVYGLLRTKDAVSAHGELQMSISLLAFIVIYCSVFGVGFSYMMRLIRKGPQENEGEEKSVEGRPSRPLSAVKEDLDDRS